The Nitrospirales bacterium genome includes a window with the following:
- a CDS encoding circularly permuted type 2 ATP-grasp protein, translating into MAAFSPDSSDSSWTSPAYYPPRQDTFDELVSQDGSLRTHWQGFIKGFSGLTANNRQLAHETAERMLRDDGVTYVASQDGQLTARPWQLDLLPLLISQEEWQHLEAGLIQRAQLLNHILSDLYGPQQLLRNGTLPPAVVFGNPQFLQPCHNIPVPGQTYLHFLAFDIARAPDGRWWVLRDRTDAPTGVGFALENRIIVSRALPTLFDEAQVQRLSSFFHTFSQHFLAFSHREDPLAVVLSPGPQNAAYFEHAYLSRYLGYPVVEGSDLTVRDDRLFLKTVDGLKPVDLVLRRIYSDLCDPLELSTESTLGIPGLLQAVRAGHVTIANALGSGLVDSEVLLSFLPSLCQFFFGEGLKIPSVATWWCGQATERNYVLENMQQLMIRRVLTPKRDLSHSRLSSFGPDLSPQEQAALAQAISRRGHEYVGREIVSPSTAPFWGSHERLQPVPMTLRLYLTATANGYSVMPGGLARVSVQSDPRGHWHEPGDFSKDTWVREHGIQDHQAVIPPQKTVPLLRRGGRDLPSRTADNLFWLGRYIERAEGAIRLLRSLFLRMSGEAGFSDEPETLSRLVSLLVMQKHLSPRRAKRAVAGGTDMVEAELRAILFDPDSPDGLARILHNVRRTAELLRHRLSQDTWNILIELTSVPKVWAQTKGQSIDDAIRLLSRMIQHLAAANGMVMENMTRSYAWRFLEMGRRLERVRHLSKLIRPLATRGNPENTGALNLLLELADSSITYRTRYKAEANLAAVLDLLLADETNPRSVIFQLLTVETHMNELPHEETAASFSPAKKIIVRICTDIRLTNMIQIADLNATTKARGKLVRLLKQFDSGVHQLSDIVAHTYFSHSFAQRISGPQWLEGIP; encoded by the coding sequence ATGGCTGCATTCTCTCCTGATTCGTCAGATTCTTCTTGGACTTCTCCGGCCTATTATCCTCCCCGTCAGGATACGTTCGATGAACTGGTCAGTCAGGATGGATCATTGCGAACACATTGGCAGGGTTTCATAAAAGGCTTTTCGGGGTTAACCGCCAACAATCGGCAGTTGGCTCACGAGACCGCCGAACGAATGCTGCGGGATGACGGAGTCACGTATGTAGCCAGTCAAGACGGTCAACTCACGGCTCGACCGTGGCAATTGGACCTCCTCCCGCTGCTGATCAGCCAGGAAGAATGGCAACACCTGGAAGCGGGACTTATTCAACGCGCACAACTGCTAAACCATATTTTAAGCGATTTATACGGCCCTCAACAGTTGCTAAGAAATGGGACGCTGCCGCCAGCCGTGGTCTTTGGCAATCCGCAGTTTCTTCAGCCTTGCCATAACATCCCGGTACCCGGCCAGACCTATCTCCATTTTCTGGCCTTTGATATCGCGCGCGCGCCCGATGGACGATGGTGGGTTCTGCGAGACCGGACCGATGCTCCGACCGGAGTCGGCTTTGCCCTCGAAAACCGTATCATCGTGTCGAGAGCCTTGCCCACTCTCTTTGACGAAGCCCAAGTCCAACGGCTCTCCTCGTTTTTTCATACCTTCAGTCAACATTTTTTAGCCTTTTCCCATCGAGAAGATCCGCTCGCGGTCGTTCTGTCACCCGGTCCACAAAATGCCGCCTACTTTGAACATGCCTATCTATCGAGATATTTGGGCTACCCTGTCGTCGAAGGTTCGGATTTAACTGTTCGTGACGACCGGCTATTCTTGAAGACCGTCGATGGCTTAAAGCCCGTCGACTTGGTCTTACGACGAATCTACTCCGACCTCTGTGATCCCCTTGAATTATCCACTGAATCGACCCTGGGCATTCCGGGTCTGCTGCAAGCCGTTCGAGCAGGGCATGTGACCATCGCGAATGCGCTTGGAAGTGGACTAGTGGACAGCGAAGTGCTGTTGAGTTTTCTCCCCTCGCTCTGCCAATTCTTTTTCGGCGAAGGGCTCAAAATTCCCAGTGTTGCCACCTGGTGGTGCGGACAGGCCACCGAGCGAAATTATGTCCTTGAGAACATGCAGCAGCTCATGATTCGCCGGGTCTTGACCCCCAAACGGGACCTCAGCCACAGCCGTCTTTCTTCTTTTGGCCCGGATCTCAGTCCACAGGAACAAGCGGCTCTCGCTCAAGCGATATCACGGCGTGGGCATGAATATGTCGGACGGGAAATTGTCTCGCCATCCACCGCACCCTTTTGGGGATCACACGAACGACTCCAACCGGTTCCGATGACCCTCCGGCTGTACCTGACCGCCACGGCAAACGGATATTCAGTCATGCCGGGAGGGTTAGCCCGGGTATCGGTTCAATCCGACCCCCGTGGCCATTGGCATGAACCAGGAGATTTTAGTAAAGACACATGGGTCAGGGAACATGGCATACAGGATCATCAAGCTGTCATTCCTCCCCAGAAGACCGTACCTCTACTCCGCCGGGGTGGCCGGGACCTTCCCAGCCGGACCGCAGACAATTTGTTCTGGCTCGGACGGTACATTGAACGTGCGGAAGGCGCGATTCGGCTCTTGCGAAGTCTCTTTTTGCGCATGAGCGGTGAGGCCGGATTTAGCGATGAGCCGGAAACGCTTTCTCGCCTCGTTTCACTCCTGGTCATGCAAAAACATCTGTCTCCACGCCGGGCGAAACGGGCTGTCGCCGGTGGAACCGACATGGTCGAAGCCGAACTTCGGGCCATTTTGTTCGACCCTGATTCACCAGATGGCTTGGCACGAATACTCCATAACGTTCGTCGCACGGCTGAACTGCTGCGGCATCGCCTCTCGCAGGACACCTGGAATATCTTGATTGAGCTAACCAGTGTTCCGAAAGTCTGGGCACAAACCAAAGGTCAAAGCATCGATGACGCCATCCGGCTTCTCAGCCGCATGATCCAACATTTAGCGGCGGCCAACGGGATGGTCATGGAGAACATGACGCGCAGTTATGCATGGCGGTTTTTGGAAATGGGACGACGCCTGGAACGCGTGCGACATTTATCCAAACTCATTCGACCTCTGGCGACGCGGGGAAACCCTGAAAATACCGGAGCCCTGAATCTGCTCCTGGAATTGGCGGATAGTTCGATCACCTACCGGACCCGATACAAGGCGGAAGCCAACCTGGCCGCGGTCCTGGACCTGCTCTTGGCCGATGAAACGAACCCCCGGTCCGTCATCTTCCAGTTGCTCACCGTGGAGACGCACATGAATGAATTGCCCCATGAGGAAACGGCGGCATCGTTCAGCCCGGCCAAAAAAATTATCGTGAGGATTTGCACGGACATCCGCCTGACCAACATGATTCAGATAGCCGACCTGAACGCGACCACGAAAGCCAGAGGAAAACTCGTGCGCTTGCTGAAACAGTTCGATTCAGGCGTTCATCAACTGTCGGACATTGTCGCACATACCTATTTTAGTCATTCGTTCGCGCAGCGGATTTCCGGACCTCAATGGCTTGAGGGTATCCCATGA